In uncultured Methanobrevibacter sp., the following proteins share a genomic window:
- the trxB gene encoding thioredoxin-disulfide reductase: protein MEEYDIIIIGAGPGGLTAGIYAGRQGTRNLIIDRDLAGGIGREVPEMENYPGFDNISGLELIEKMKSQATKNCELHEMEEVTDIVKTQDKYRFTVKTNKSEYASKSIILATGSSHRHLDVNGEEEFKGKGVSYCATCDGFFFAGRDIIMVGGGNSALQEAIYLKNLGANVTLVHRRDEFRAQKHLQDMIKKEGIPTILNATVEEIKGNMLVESVILKDTKTGELQELPVNGIFISVGYIPHTELAEQLNVDLDESGHIIIDKEQKTNIDYVYAIGDVCVGLKQWVVACGEGAVAATSAYTDIKQDS, encoded by the coding sequence ATGGAAGAGTATGACATCATCATAATCGGTGCAGGCCCAGGAGGCCTTACCGCAGGGATTTATGCAGGCCGTCAGGGAACACGAAACTTAATAATTGACCGTGATCTTGCAGGTGGAATTGGTCGTGAAGTTCCAGAAATGGAAAATTATCCTGGTTTTGACAACATTTCAGGGTTAGAATTAATCGAAAAAATGAAATCCCAGGCAACTAAAAACTGCGAGTTGCATGAAATGGAAGAGGTAACAGACATTGTTAAAACACAAGACAAATATCGGTTCACAGTCAAAACCAACAAAAGTGAATATGCCTCAAAAAGCATTATTCTTGCAACAGGCAGTTCCCACAGACATTTGGATGTAAATGGCGAAGAGGAATTTAAAGGCAAAGGTGTGAGTTATTGTGCAACCTGTGACGGATTTTTCTTTGCCGGACGTGACATCATCATGGTAGGTGGAGGAAACAGTGCCCTTCAGGAAGCGATTTATCTTAAAAATCTTGGAGCGAATGTTACATTGGTTCACAGAAGAGATGAATTCAGAGCGCAAAAACACCTGCAGGACATGATAAAAAAAGAAGGCATTCCAACCATACTCAATGCAACCGTTGAAGAAATCAAAGGAAACATGCTTGTTGAATCAGTTATCTTGAAAGACACAAAAACAGGAGAACTCCAGGAATTGCCGGTGAATGGTATTTTCATTAGTGTAGGATACATTCCTCACACAGAACTTGCCGAACAGTTAAACGTTGATTTAGATGAATCCGGCCACATTATCATTGATAAAGAGCAAAAAACCAATATAGATTATGTTTATGCAATTGGTGATGTGTGCGTTGGGCTAAAGCAGTGGGTAGTTGCATGCGGTGAAGGTGCAGTGGCTGCAACTTCAGCATACACTGACATCAAACAAGACAGCTAA
- a CDS encoding glutathione peroxidase: MSIYDFEVKDGEGNMVSLSEFKDKVLLIVNSATKCGFTPQYTELNEIYAEFKDEGFEILDFPCNQFGNQAPGSTEEITEVCRNKWLVPYQIFDKIDVNGENADPLFEYIKNEQPFTDIKGKGATALKLMLKAKDRHYKDNNDIKWNFTKFLVDREGNVVRRFEPTESLDNVRKAIADLI, encoded by the coding sequence ATGTCAATCTATGATTTTGAAGTGAAAGATGGAGAAGGAAATATGGTTTCACTCTCCGAATTCAAAGACAAAGTACTTTTAATTGTAAATTCTGCAACAAAATGTGGTTTTACTCCACAATACACAGAATTAAATGAAATTTATGCTGAATTTAAAGATGAAGGTTTTGAAATCCTAGATTTCCCATGCAACCAATTCGGAAATCAGGCCCCAGGTTCAACCGAAGAAATTACAGAGGTATGCCGCAACAAATGGTTAGTGCCATATCAAATCTTTGATAAAATTGATGTAAATGGTGAAAATGCAGACCCATTATTTGAATACATAAAAAATGAACAACCATTTACCGATATTAAAGGTAAGGGTGCAACTGCATTGAAATTAATGTTGAAAGCGAAAGACAGACATTATAAAGACAATAACGACATCAAATGGAATTTCACCAAATTTTTAGTGGACAGGGAAGGTAATGTCGTTCGAAGATTTGAGCCAACCGAAAGTTTAGATAATGTTAGAAAAGCAATTGCGGATTTAATTTAA
- a CDS encoding YhgE/Pip domain-containing protein: MSRKDIEKIVELIENNAKSVFANPIVTIVIIAVIILPSLYALINIEACWDPYEKTGDVPFAIANLDNGTTLEGQKLNIGNELVKELKNNTKFDWTFVTEDELRDGVDSGKYYAGIVIPKNLSENIASITSEHPKQAKLEYVVNIKANPVANRLTDAGANAVYTSLNAKIVELINLAAYEKLGELQSGLAAGASQLSSGGSQLQAGADQVSAGASQVSDGASQIKEGSKTAQSHVPEIESGAKQVSSGSDQLQQGAEELQQTVDPSLMPDGPIKQYTQGTSELANGSSALADGSVDLAQGSAELAQGASYLAGNSSLLADGSVSLAAGAELLSSAAAQALFTASAGLASSADALSAITGINETALGDYFFAPIKLDRHEVYPVPDYGSAVSPFYIVLSMWVGALITCVLMPPKSSEGTPYSPFEMYAGNLLLYVILSILQACVTITGAYILGVHIDNYPLFILSATLVSVVFMTLSYSIVSAIGTVGKGIVVILLVFQISGTGGIYPIEIMPDLFQGLYNYLPMTYAIRLVREAQLGIVWSNYTPALIILLAIGIITIIVSVIIKEKADKPSKYFEEKLKESGLF; the protein is encoded by the coding sequence ATGAGTAGGAAAGATATTGAAAAAATTGTTGAATTAATTGAAAACAATGCCAAAAGTGTATTTGCAAATCCCATAGTGACAATTGTAATAATAGCAGTGATTATATTGCCTTCCCTTTATGCTCTCATAAATATCGAAGCATGTTGGGACCCATATGAAAAAACAGGCGATGTACCATTTGCTATAGCCAATTTGGATAACGGTACAACACTTGAAGGCCAAAAGTTAAATATAGGAAATGAACTTGTCAAGGAACTTAAAAATAATACTAAATTTGATTGGACATTTGTAACTGAAGATGAACTGCGGGACGGTGTTGATTCGGGAAAATATTACGCTGGAATTGTAATACCCAAAAACCTGAGTGAGAATATCGCTTCGATTACAAGTGAGCATCCAAAACAGGCAAAGCTAGAATATGTTGTAAACATTAAAGCGAACCCTGTTGCTAACAGATTAACTGACGCCGGTGCAAATGCAGTTTATACATCACTTAATGCTAAAATTGTAGAACTTATAAATCTTGCAGCATATGAAAAACTTGGAGAGCTTCAATCAGGCCTTGCTGCAGGAGCAAGCCAATTATCCAGTGGAGGATCCCAGCTTCAGGCTGGTGCAGACCAAGTTTCCGCAGGTGCAAGTCAAGTATCTGATGGTGCAAGCCAAATAAAAGAGGGATCAAAGACCGCTCAAAGCCATGTGCCTGAAATTGAATCCGGTGCAAAACAGGTAAGTTCGGGGTCAGACCAACTTCAGCAAGGAGCTGAAGAACTTCAACAAACCGTAGACCCATCATTGATGCCGGACGGTCCTATAAAACAATATACACAAGGAACTTCTGAACTTGCCAACGGAAGCAGTGCACTTGCAGACGGGTCAGTTGATCTAGCACAAGGGTCCGCAGAACTTGCGCAGGGAGCGTCCTACTTAGCGGGAAATTCATCATTACTTGCTGATGGATCCGTAAGTCTAGCAGCAGGTGCAGAACTGCTTTCAAGTGCAGCTGCACAAGCACTATTCACAGCATCAGCAGGTTTAGCATCATCTGCCGATGCACTTTCAGCTATTACTGGAATTAATGAAACAGCTCTAGGGGACTATTTCTTCGCACCTATAAAACTGGACAGACATGAAGTATATCCAGTACCGGATTATGGTTCTGCAGTATCTCCATTCTACATCGTATTGTCCATGTGGGTTGGTGCTTTAATTACATGTGTATTGATGCCGCCAAAATCAAGTGAAGGAACACCATATTCCCCATTTGAAATGTATGCAGGTAATCTTTTACTTTATGTAATTTTAAGTATTCTGCAGGCATGCGTAACCATTACGGGAGCGTATATTCTGGGAGTACATATTGATAATTATCCACTATTCATACTGTCGGCCACACTGGTATCGGTGGTATTCATGACTTTAAGTTATTCAATAGTTTCAGCGATCGGTACCGTCGGAAAAGGTATAGTAGTAATTCTTTTAGTATTCCAGATATCAGGAACCGGAGGAATTTACCCAATAGAGATTATGCCTGACTTATTCCAAGGATTATATAATTACCTTCCAATGACATATGCAATCAGACTAGTTCGTGAAGCACAACTGGGCATTGTTTGGTCCAATTATACTCCTGCATTAATAATACTTCTAGCAATTGGTATTATTACCATTATTGTTTCAGTAATTATTAAAGAAAAAGCAGACAAACCATCTAAATACTTTGAAGAAAAACTAAAAGAAAGCGGATTATTTTAG
- a CDS encoding GMP synthase subunit A translates to MTILVINNKGQYNHRIQRSLQYLNIPSKLVSNDLSIEEIEAENPIGLILGGGPSLEGAGMSEEYIKHFDIPILGICLGHQLIAKAYGGDVETSDTESYAQVKININNDENLFKELAPEMDVWSSHKDEVKTIPEDFEILASSNLCDVESFKHKDKDVYGIQFHPEVHHTPKGEIIFKNFYEICQKV, encoded by the coding sequence ATGACAATTTTAGTTATTAACAATAAAGGACAATACAATCATAGAATCCAAAGAAGTTTGCAGTATCTCAACATTCCATCAAAATTAGTTTCAAATGACTTGAGTATTGAAGAAATTGAAGCTGAAAATCCGATTGGATTGATTTTAGGTGGAGGACCATCACTTGAAGGTGCAGGCATGAGCGAAGAATATATAAAACACTTCGACATTCCAATTTTGGGAATATGTCTTGGTCACCAATTGATTGCAAAAGCATATGGAGGAGATGTTGAAACTTCAGATACTGAAAGTTATGCTCAAGTGAAAATTAATATCAATAATGATGAAAACTTATTTAAAGAATTGGCACCTGAAATGGATGTTTGGTCATCACACAAGGATGAAGTGAAAACAATCCCTGAAGATTTTGAAATCCTTGCAAGTTCAAATCTATGTGATGTGGAATCATTTAAACATAAGGATAAGGATGTTTACGGAATTCAATTCCATCCTGAAGTGCATCATACTCCAAAAGGTGAAATAATATTTAAAAACTTTTATGAAATATGTCAAAAGGTGTAA